In Fusarium musae strain F31 chromosome 7, whole genome shotgun sequence, a single window of DNA contains:
- the AGA1 gene encoding A-agglutinin attachment subunit precursor (EggNog:ENOG41~BUSCO:EOG09263E87) has product MNTSLVNSRFLSKPDEVGIVAVGFSGGQPKAGVDIGPAALIESGLLTEIRDELGYKLFGDESVQQFEDLVPESDPDYRGMKKPRHASAVTRKIASHTYEHSREGRMTLTLGGDHSIAIGTIAGTAKATRERLNREIAVIWVDAHADINTPESSDSGNIHGMPVAFLTGLAKEDNEEYFGWLEDDMRLSVKKLVYIGLRSVDIGEKKILREHGIKAFSMHDVDRHGIGRVVEMALAHIGNDTPIHLSFDVDALDPMWAPSTGTPVRGGLTLREGDFICESVHETGNLVAIDLVEVNPQLADGKQAEQNTIHAGCSLVRCALGETLL; this is encoded by the exons ATGAACACCAGTCTCGTCAACAGCCGCTTCCTCTCCAAGCCCGATGAAGTCGGCATCGTCGCCGTCGGTTTCTCCGGCGGCCAGCCCAAGGCCGGCGTCGACATCGGTCCCGCCGCCCTCATCGAGTCCGGCCTCCTCACCGAGATCCGCGACGAGCTCGGCTACAAGCTCTTCGGCGACGAGTCCGTCCAGCAGTTCGAGGACCTCGTTCCCGAGTCTGATCCTGACTACCGCGGCATGAAGAAGCCCCGTCACGCATCTGCCGTCACCCGCAAGATCGCTTCGCACACATATGAGCACTCGCGCGAAGGCCGCATGACGCTCACGCTCGGTGGTGATCACAGCATTGCGATTGGTACTATTGCTGGTACTGCCAAGGCTACGCGGGAGAGGCTGAACCGTGAGATTGCGGTTATCTGGGTCGATGCGCATGCGGACATCAACACCCCTGAGAGCAGCGATAGCGGAAACATTCACGGCATGCCTGTTGCTTTCCTGACTGGTCTTGCTAAGGAGGATAACGAGGAGTACTTTGGCTGGCTCGAGGATGACATGCGCTTGAGCGTCAAGAAGCTGGTCTACATTGGTCTTCGATCTGTTGATAttggcgagaagaagattcTCCGTGAGCACGGCATCAAGGCTTTCAGCATGCACGATGTCGACCG ACATGGTATCGGCCGCGTTGTCGAGATGGCCCTCGCTCACATCGGAAACGACACCCCCATCCATCTATCTTTCGACGTCGATGCCCTCGACCCCATGTGGGCGCCCAGCACCGGCACACCCGTCCGCGGCGGTCTGACTCTGCGCGAGGGAGATTTCATCTGCGAGAGCGTGCACGAGACAGGAAACCTCGTCGCCATTGATCTCGTCGAGGTGAACCCCCAGCTCGCAGATGGCAAGCAAGCGGAGCAGAACACAATCCACGCTGGATGTTCACTGGTGCGGTGTGCTCTGGGCGAGACTCTTTTGTAA
- the VPS4 gene encoding Vacuolar protein sorting-associated protein 4 (EggNog:ENOG41), with protein sequence MSTNFRDRAIAEVQKAITADHNKEYQKAFDLYMSSMELWVKALKWEKNKALKVTMQEKMATYLDRAEKLKQFLAAENESANGGGKAIMGANGSSTGKGKPQAGEDDDSKKLRNALSGAILQERPNVRWEDIAGLEGAKETLKEAVVLPIKFPSLFQGKRQAWKGILLYGPPGTGKSYLAKAVATEANSTFFSISSSDLVSKWMGESERLVKLLFSMARENKPSVIFIDEIDALCGPRGEGESEASRRIKTEILVQMDGVGNDSKGILVLGATNIPWQLDAAIRRRFQRRVHIGLPDMNGRARMFKLAIGDTETSLQASDYNILAAKSDGMSGSDIANVVQSALMRPVRKILQATHFKPVMKDGKRMLTPCSPGDPEKIEMTYDDVSSDELLAPDVALKDFEMALDDSHPTVSKDDIARQIEWTNEFGSEGA encoded by the exons ATGTCGACCAACTTCCGCGATCGCGCCATCGCAGAGGTGCAAAAGGCGATCACAGCCGACCACAACAAGGAGTACCAAAAAGCCTTCGACCTATACATGTCCTCCATGGAGCTCTGGGTCAAGGCCCTCAAGTgggagaagaacaaggcccTCAAAGTCACCATgcaggagaagatggcgaccTACCTCGACCGCGCAGAAAAGCTCAAGCAATTCCTCGCCGCCGAGAACGAGAGCGCAAACGGCGGCGGAAAGGCCATCATGGGCGCTAACGGCAGCTCGACTGGCAAGGGGAAGCCGCAGGCTGGCGAGGACGACGACAGCAAGAAGTTGCGCAACGCGCTGTCTGGTGCTATTCTCCAGGAGAGGCCCAACGTGCGGTGGGAGGATATTGCTGGTCTCGAGGGTGCCAAGGAGACGCTGAAGGAGGCTGTTGTTCTGCCCATCAAGTTCCCCAGTCTGTTCCAGGGCAAGCGACAGGCGTGGAAGGGTATTCTGCTGTACGGTCCTCCAGGAACGGGTAAAAGTTACCTCGCCAAGGCTGTAGCGACAGAAGCAAACAGTACCTTTTTCAGTATCAGCAGTTCCGACTTGGTGAGCAAATGGATGGGTGAAAGTGAAAG ACTCGTcaagctcctcttctccatggCGCGCGAAAACAAGCCCTCGGTTATCTTCATTGACGAGATCGATGCCCTGTGCGGCCCAAGAGGTGAAGGCGAATCCGAAGCTTCGCGTCGTATAAAGACCGAGATACTTGTTCAGATGGACGGTGTAGGCAACGACAGCAAGGGTATTCTGGTCCTGGGCGCCACCAATATTCCTTGGCAATTAGACGCTGCTATCCGCCGACGTTTCCAGCGCCGTGTGCATATTGGTCTTCCCGACATGAACGGTCGCGCGCGCATGTTCAAGCTAGCCATCGGCGATACTGAGACCTCGCTCCAGGCCAGTGACTACAATATTCTTGCAGCCAAGTCGGATGGAATGTCTGGTAGTGATATCGCCAACGTTGTTCAATCCGCTCTGATGCGACCAGTCCGCAAGATTCTACAAGCCACACACTTCAAGCCT GTCATGAAAGACGGCAAGCGCATGTTGACGCCCTGCTCACCAGGCGACCCTGAAAAGATCGAGATGACATACGACGACGTCTCATCCGACGAACTACTTGCACCAGATGTTGCGCTGAAGGATTTCGAGATGGCGCTTGACGATTCCCATCCGACTGTTTCCAAGGATGATATTGCAAGGCAGATTGAGTGGACCAATGAGTTTGGAAGCGAGGGCGCATGA
- a CDS encoding hypothetical protein (EggNog:ENOG41) — MAEHKNGVATNGYEKRASPASSSTKSEAKPLPNGDKKDGIVKSFKQLRVASKRPLPKEMGDGSYRVVENRPGLKEDIRRLRGRDLKTLLEIVKSKVKGETQQDDKTMIMERTIQLVANLSDHSKVQESLTNSFISQLWNSIDHPPMLYMGDKFRFRQPDGSNNNPYLPQLGAARTPYSRTVRPKGMSLGAQPDPEAIFESVFARDAFRKNPNNVSSILWYWATIIIHDLFWTNLQDPNQNDSSSYLDLAPLYGSTEKDRDSIRTFKDGQLKPDCFADKRLIGNPPGVPILLIMFNRFHNHVATNLADINEGGRFSKPAEHLSPEAAEAAWKKRDTELFETARLVTSGLYINITLIDYVRNIINLNRVDTTWTLDPRQEMGVSVGTKDLSESGTGNVVSAEFNLCYRWHSCLSEMDDKWVQDFYTELLGENYGPMNLQTMMKALKAFEASVADEPSERTFGGFKRGPDGKFNDDELVEALATAIEQPGGAFGGRNVPRIMKPIEMLGIMRGRKWNLAGLNEFRKHFGLKAYETFEDINSDPSVADALRNLYQHPDYVELYPGIVAEEAKTPMVPGVGIAPTYTISRVVLSDAVALVRGDRYYTTDYNPRHLTNWGYKEVDYDLNVNHGCVFYKLFLRAFPQHFKGNSVYAHYPMVIPSENKKILTDIKRADRFDFSRPEPTATRINIIGYNAAKYILEDQQKYRVCWEEGLKHLMGEAGGRFMLSGDTELHVQQRKCMGKLLYNDTWRNAVKSFYATTAEKLLTEKSYQLAGKTQVDIVRDVGNVAHTHFVARMFNLPLKTSENPKGVFSEQELYMILAVIFVCIFFDIDPAKSFPLRQGAREVAQKLGGIIEMNVKLANSIGVKGLFTSKPDKNDDPLARYGENMAKGLKKAGLSTEDIVWSQILPTAGAMVPNQAQVFAQTLDWYLSPAGEKYRPELARIAALETGDETDALLLGYAMEGIRMAGTFGLYREATGPDTIHEDDGRSIPVNAGDRVFVSFVQAAQDPKIFPNPGVVDPKRPLDKYIHYGVGPHACLGRDISQVALTELFRAVFRKKGVRRVPGAQGELKKVPRPGGFFVYMTEDWGSIWPFPTSMKITWDE, encoded by the exons ATGGCGGAACACAAGAACGGAGTAGCTACAAACGGCTACGAGAAGAGAGCTTCTCCTGCGTCGTCGTCTACCAAATCTGAAGCCAAGCCTCTTCCTAACGGCGACAAGAAAGATGGTATCGTCAAGAGCTTTAAGCAACTCCGCGTCGCGAGCAAACGACCGCTCCCGAAGGAGATGGGCGATGGGTCGTACCGCGTTGTGGAGAACAGGCCGGGTTTGAAGGAGGATATCCGACGTCTTCGGGGAAGAG ATCTCAAGACACTCCTCGAGATCGTCAAGTCCAAAGTCAAGGGTGAAACTCAACAGGATGACAAGACCATGATCATGGAGCGCACGATTCAGCTCGTGGCTAATCTGAGCGATCACTCCAAGGTTCAGGAGTCTTTGACGAATAGTTTCATCTCGCAGCTTTGGAACTCGATTGACCATCCGCCTATGCTGTACATGGGAGACAAGTTTCGGTTCCGACAGCCAGATGGATCCAACAAT AACCCGTATCTTCCTCAATTGGGCGCCGCGCGAACTCCATACTCTAGAACTGTCCGTCCAAAGGGCATGAGTCTCGGTGCGCAGCCTGATCCCGAGGCTATCTTCGAGAGTGTCTTTGCCAGAGATGCTTTTAGAAAGAACCCGAATAATGTTTCGAGTATTCTATGGTACTGGGCCACTATCATAATTCACG ATCTCTTCTGGACAAACCTCCAAGACCCTAACCAGAACGACTCCTCCTCCTATCTCGACCTCGCTCCTCTCTACGGCTCAACCGAAAAAGACCGCGACTCGATCCGAACCTTCAAAGACGGTCAATTGAAGCCTGATTGTTTCGCTGACAAGCGTCTCATCGGTAATCCACCCGGTGTtcccatcctcctcatcatgtTCAATCGCTTCCATAACCATGTCGCTACAAACCTCGCAGACATCAACGAGGGCGGTCGCTTCTCCAAACCAGCCGAGCATTTATCCCCCGAAGCTGCAGAAGCTGCATGGAAGAAGCGCGACACAGAGCTCTTCGAGACTGCGAGACTTGTCACCTCTGGGCTGTACATCAACATCACGCTGATTGACTACGTgagaaacatcatcaatctgAACCGGGTCGATACCACGTGGACTCTTGATCCGCGACAGGAAATGGGAGTTAGTGTTGGTACGAAGGATCTGTCTGAGAGCGGCACTGGAAACGTCGTGTCTGCTGAGTTCAACCTTTGCTATCGCTGGCACTCGTGTCTCTCGGAGATGGATGACAAGTGGGTTCAGGATTTCTACActgagcttcttggagagAACTACGGGCCTATGAACCTGCAGACAATGATGAAGGCGCTTAAAGCATTTGAGGCGAGTGTTGCTGATGAGCCTAGTGAGAGAACGTTTGGTGGCTTCAAGAGAGGTCCTGATGGCAAGTTCAacgatgatgaacttgttGAGGCCCTTGCTACGGCTATTGAACAGCCTGGTGGTGCGTTTGGCGGACGTAATGTCCCACGTATCATGAAGCCCATTGAGATGCTGGGTATCATGCGTGGGAGGAAGTGGAACTTGGCCGGGTTGAATGAGTTTAGGAAGCATTTCGGACTCAAGGCGTATGAGACGTTTGAGGACATCAACTCTGATCCCTCCGTCGCTGATGCCCTGCGCAACCTGTATCAACACCCTGATTACGTCGAGTTGTATCCCGGTATCGTcgctgaagaagcaaagactCCCATGGTTCCAGGTGTCGGCATCGCACCGACATACACCATCTCCCGAGTCGTCCTCTCCGATGCTGTCGCGCTGGTCAGAGGCGATAGGTACTACACAACCGATTACAACCCGCGCCACCTGACGAACTGGGGCTACAAGGAAGTCGACTACGATCTCAATGTTAACCACGGCTGCGTCTTCTACAAGCTCTTCCTGCGCGCATTCCCCCAGCACTTCAAGGGCAACTCCGTCTACGCGCACTACCCCATGGTGATCCCCTCGGAGAACAAAAAGATCCTCACAGACATCAAGCGTGCAGACCGCTTTGACTTCTCCCGTCCTGAACCCACAGCCACgcgcatcaacatcatcgggTACAACGCCGCAAAGTACATTCTAGAGGATCAGCAGAAATACCGTGTCTGCTGGGAAGAAGGCCTGAAGCACCTCATGGGCGAAGCAGGCGGGCGCTTCATGCTATCAGGTGATACAGAGCTTCACGTCCAGCAGCGCAAGTGCATGGGTAAGCTCCTGTACAACGACACGTGGCGCAATGCAGTAAAGTCTTTTTACGCTACGACCGCTGAGAAGTTACTCACCGAGAAGTCTTATCAACTTGCGGGGAAGACGCAGGTTGATATTGTACGAGACGTGGGCAACGTTGCGCACACGCACTTCGTTGCGAGGATGTTCAACCTGCCGCTCAAGACAAGCGAGAATCCAAAGGGTGTGTTCTCTGAGCAGGAGCTGTACATGATTCTCGCTGTGATCTTTGTTTGTATCTTCTTTGACATTGATCCGGCCAAGAGTTTCCCGCTTAGACAGGGTGCGAGGGAGGTTGCGCAGAAACTTGGTGGCATTATTGAGATGAATGTCAAGTTGGCGAATAGCATTGGCGTCAAGGGATTGTTTACTAGTAAGCCGGATAAGAATGATGATCCGCTGGCGAGGTATGGTGAGAACATGGCAAAGGGATTGAAGAAGGCGGGTTTGAGCACGGAGGATATTGTCTGGAGTCAGATCCTGCCTACGGCTGGTGCTATGGTACCTAACCAGGCCCAAGTG TTTGCGCAAACACTGGATTGGTATCTCTCCCCAGCAGGTGAGAAATACCGCCCCGAACTAGCCCGCATCGCCGCCCTCGAAACAGGCGACGAGACAGACGCTCTGCTCCTCGGCTACGCAATGGAAGGCATCCGCATGGCCGGAACATTCGGTCTCTACCGCGAGGCCACAGGCCCCGACACGATTCACGAAGACGACGGCCGCAGCATCCCCGTCAACGCGGGCGATCGCGTCTTCGTCTCCTTCGTCCAAGCCGCCCAGGACCCCAAGATCTTCCCCAACCCTGGTGTCGTAGACCCCAAGCGTCCGCTGGATAAGTACATCCACTACGGCGTTGGTCCGCACGCATGTCTGGGTAGGGATATCAGCCAGGTTGCGCTCACGGAGCTGTTTAGGGCGGTGTTCAGGAAGAAGGGTGTTAGGAGGGTTCCGGGCGCGCAAggcgagttgaagaaggttcCGAGACCGGGAGGTTTCTTTGTCTATATGACGGAGGATTGGGGAAGTATTTGGCCGTTCCCTACTAGTATGAAGATTACCTGGGATGAGTAG
- a CDS encoding hypothetical protein (EggNog:ENOG41), which produces MTYDGPPPSTHVRTYNWPPWQLNFWIFVILLASTSIIGVFATFIQIQTQLELGIPWYFPYFITVGSLSIIFILGIFWLIAQRRLLPAIVMVGGFMFFILWLVGLVVVAIQLFGPDGSIQSVCDVQVFGRNPKGTSMATMAWLQQRNICQSWQLVFAMALTGTVFFVWVMIMAYQVFVNS; this is translated from the exons ATGACCTACGACGGGCCTCCGCCATCTACACATGTTCGAACATACAACTGGCCTCCTTGGCAATTGAATTTCTGGATCTTTGTTATCCTCCTTGCTTCGACGAGCATCATTGGCGTGTTTGCGACATTTATACAGATCCAGACTCAGCTTGAGCTAGGAATTCCATG GTACTTTCCCTACTTTATCACCGTCGGTTCTCTctctattatttttattctCGGTATCTTCTGGCTCATCGCCCAACGACGTCTCCTCCCCGCCATCGTAATGGTCGGCGGTTTCATGTTCTTCATACTCTGGCTCGTGGGCCTTGTCGTCGTAGCGATACAGTTATTCGGACCCGATGGATCTATCCAGAGCGTGTGCGATGTACAAGTCTTTGGAAGGAATCCTAAGGGTACGAGCATGGCGACGATGGCGTGGCTACAACAACGAAACATCT GTCAATCATGGCAGCTTGTCTTTGCGATGGCTCTTACTGGTActgtcttcttcgtctgggTTATGATCATGGCGTACCAAGTCTTTGTCAACTCATAA
- a CDS encoding hypothetical protein (MEROPS:MER0030146) gives MDSRIAMRPTRPQTVKELVAQAENFKFNTNIPVKHWTRAAETLYQEASFAVSDGDFGRAYMMLYRHSVLVLKYIPTHPQFKDPDNKKVYKVLSRRIPRVIQDLEQLKPEIENAVKEWERVALSNAEPEPSSRYEQFAARDPSLTGNAKILDAFDNQDLAVDLAQKELMRRDTARRATRQAGITDEDIMSRRRGGRWDQWDGARVGDDEDLRRQMEATRHALDSAQERRTDDDYRPTSHTYSYPSISRPRAVDYEDQTPIPSIQPSRPPKEPVAPPKEPLHTPSLQSLPPALPQKVPLPGYAPLIPSPSPQTSRPEVPRKEALDTPPTLPKKERLTFKPGAYLENGDPIRSLFLPKNLRQKFLDIAADNTRRGLEMCGMLCGTPINNALFVRCLLIPDQKCTSDTCETENEEVMFDYCMKEDLLLLGWIHTHPTQTCFMSSRDLHTHAGYQVMMPESVAIVCAPKFQPS, from the exons ATGGACTCGAGGATTGCCATGAGGCCGACCAGGCCGCAGACCGTCAAGGAGCTGGTGGCTCAGGCGGAGAACTTCAAGTTTAACACAAACATTCCGGTTAAGCACTGGACACGTGCGGCTGAGACGCTGTACCAAGAG GCCTCGTTTGCAGTTTCGGATGGCGATTTTGGAAGAGCTTACATGATGCTGTATCGACACTCCGTACTGGTCCTCAAGTACATCCCGACACACCCACAGTTCAAAGACCCCGACAACAAAAAAGTGTACAAAGTGCTATCGCGACGCATACCGCGTGTCATCCAAGACCTAGAACAGTTGAAGCCCGAGATCGAGAATGCCGTCAAAGAATGGGAGCGAGTGGCGCTGTCGAATGCCGAGCCCGAACCGTCGTCACGATATGAACAGTTTGCAGCGCGCGATCCGAGTCTGACAGGCAATGCCAAGATCCTGGATGCGTTTGACAATCAGGACCTGGCTGTTGATCTTGCGCAGAAGGAattgatgaggagggatACTGCTAGGAGGGCTACGAGACAGGCGGGGATTACGGATGAGGATATCatgtcgaggagaagaggggggAGGTGGGATCAGTGGGACGGGGCGagggttggtgatgatgaggatttgAGGCGGCAGATGGAGGCGACGAGACATGCTCTTGATTCGGCACAGGAGAGACGGACTGACGATGATTACCGACCGACGTCGCATACGTACAGTTATCCATCGATCTCGAGGCCACGAGCCGTTGACTACGAGGACCAAACACCAATACCTTCAATACAGCCAAGCCGACCACCGAAAGAACCCGTCGCTCCTCCAAAAGAACCTCTACACACACCATCATTACAAAGTCTCCCACCAGCTCTTCCTCAAAAAGTTCCTCTACCAGGCTACGCACCTCTCATCCCCTCACCGTCCCCCCAAACCTCCCGTCCCGAAGTCCCCCGCAAAGAAGCCCTCGACACGCCCCCAACACTCCCGAAAAAAGAACGTCTCACCTTTAAACCAGGCGCATACCTCGAGAACGGAGATCCAATACGCTCGCTCTTCCTCCCAAAGAACCTTCGCCAGAAATTCCTCGACATCGCAGCGGACAACACCCGTCGTGGGCTCGAAATGTGCGGCATGCTGTGCGGAACACCGATCAACAATGCGCTGTTCGTGCGATGTCTCTTGATTCCCGATCAGAAGTGCACGTCGGATACGTGCGAGACGGAGAACGAGGAGGTCATGTTTGATTACTGCATGAAGGAGGATTTGTTGCTACTGGGGTGGATTCACACGCATCCGACACAGACGTGTTTTATGAGCTCGAGGGATCTGCACACGCATGCTGGGTATCAGGTTATGATGCCTGAGAGTGTTGCAATCGTATGCGCGCCGAAGTTTCAGCCATCGTGA
- a CDS encoding hypothetical protein (CAZy:GT90) has translation MPKMLAPGFRTRRTSFIRFGALAALVLLAFWSFSNRSPAPSLLPIQKSQPAAAEGAGSFPVKAAEQPFSNKPVQGAHPIDKLINDGGKRYKDILSRESHTLEEAAQAYRKRRGRHPPPGFDKWWDFAKQNNAIVVEEFWDQVYHDIDPFWGVPQPIIRKEAYSFEMSIHIRNGKANSTSDWFWTLIWLDMIRSIEHMVPDLDMPLNAMDEPRLVVPWEDIDGYMTKGAASRSLWPAKEVVSEFQKLPTAGRHDRDVRIPFKRWEKTSPYWPIARRGCPPDSPARQAPLKESFNHPPEIDISNAEKHSFAGYVSNFTLSSEICHQPDLQGLNGLLINPISVSSTKVLFPMFGGSKLAINNEILLPPPIYWKGEDRFTGGEDNDVEWQNKGNTVVWRGVATGGKNKPENWRGFHRHRFVSMLNQTKVSAVEHGKEKPENFVLPSEQYHLHAQADGRLGEWVGEWSEVGFVDLMCSPSEEDGRCWYTDHYFAKVDGMDMHEQFDYKYVPDIDGNSFSGRYLGFLNSTSLPIKATLFREWHDSRLVPWVHFVPMDNRFQDFYGIMEYFRGYGETSGHDKAAQRIALEGKEWANKVLRKEDMQIYVLRLLLEYGRVIADDRDKMGWVDDALKDPSIEKTWSKLKI, from the exons ATGCCCAAGATGCTTGCGCCTGGGTTCAGGACGCGGCGCACCTCCTTCATTCGATTCGGCGCCCTCGCTGCTCTCGTCCTCCTTGCGTTTTGGTCTTTCAGCAATCGCTCTCCTGCGCCGTCTCTGCTACCGATACAGAAGTCACaacctgctgctgctgagggcgCTGGTTCTTTTCCTGTGAAGGCAGCAGAGCAACCT TTCTCAAACAAACCCGTGCAGGGCGCTCATCCGAttgacaagctcatcaacgacGGCGGAAAACGATACAAAGACATCCTCTCCAGAGAATCGCATACCCTCGAAGAAGCAGCCCAAGCGTACCGTAAACGCCGTGGTCGTCATCCCCCGCCAGGTTTCGACAAATGGTGGGATTTCGCCAAGCAGAACAACGCCATTGTGGTGGAGGAGTTCTGGGATCAGGTCTACCACGATATCGACCCGTTTTGGGGCGTTCCTCAGCCTATCATCCGAAAAGAGGCGTACAGCTTTGAGATGTCGATCCACATTCGAAACGGTAAAGCCAATTCAACGAGTGATTGGTTCTGGACGTTGATCTGGCTTGATATGATTCGCTCCATTGAACATATGGTTCCTGATCTGGATATGCCGTTGAATGCGATGGACGAACCCCGCCTTGTGGTGCCGTGGGAGGATATTGATGGATACATGACCAAGGGCGCTGCGTCGCGGAGTCTATGGCCTGCGAAGGAGGTTGTCTCGGAGTTTCAGAAGCTTCCTACTGCTGGGCGACATGACAGGGACGTCAGAATCCCTTTCAAGCGATGGGAAAAGACCA GCCCATACTGGCCAATTGCCCGTCGAGGATGTCCCCCAGACAGTCCAGCCCGTCAAGCGCCTCTAAAAGAATCCTTCAACCATCCCCCCGAAATCGACATCTCCAACGCGGAGAAGCACTCTTTCGCAGGCTACGTCTCCAACTTTACATTATCGAGTGAAATCTGCCACCAGCCCGACCTCCAAGGCCTAAACGGTCTTTTGATCAACCCCATCTCAGTTTCTTCTACAAAAGTCCTGTTTCCTATGTTTGGCGGCTCGAAactcgccatcaacaacgaaATTCTGCTCCCGCCGCCGATTTACTGGAAGGGAGAAGATCGCTTCACGGGCGGTGAGGATAATGATGTGGAGTGGCAGAATAAGGGAAACACTGTGGTCTGGCGCGGCGTCGCGACGGGAGGCAAGAATAAGCCTGAGAACTGGCGCGGTTTCCACCGTCATCGATTTGTCTCGATGCTCAACCAGACAAAGGTTTCAGCTGTTGAGCACGGCAAGGAGAAACCAGAGAATTTCGTCCTTCCGTCGGAGCAGTATCATCTTCACGCGCAAGCTGATGGTCGTCTTGGGGAGTGGGTCGGCGAGTGGTCTGAAGTAGGCTTCGTGGATCTCATGTGCTCACCCTCTGAAGAAGACGGACGTTGCTGGTACACGGATCACTACTTCGCCAAGGTTGACGGCATGGACATGCACGAGCAGTTCGACTACAAATACGTTCCCGATATCGACGGAAACTCTTTCTCAGGTCGTTACCTCGGCTTCCTCAACTCGACATCCCTCCCCATAAAAGCAACCCTCTTCAGAGAGTGGCACGACAGCCGTCTCGTGCCCTGGGTGCACTTCGTCCCCATGGACAACAGATTCCAGGACTTTTACGGCATAATGGAGTATTTCAGAGGGTACGGCGAAACAAGCGGTCACGACAAGGCTGCGCAGCGAATTGCGCTCGAGGGAAAGGAGTGGGCGAATAAAGTACTAAGAAAAGAGGACATGCAGATCTATGTGCTGCGGTTGCTGTTGGAGTATGGGCGGGTCATTGCGGATGATAGGGATAAGATGGGGTGGGTTGACGATGCACTCAAGGATCCGTCTATCGAGAAGACGTGGAGCAAGTTGAAGATATGA
- a CDS encoding hypothetical protein (EggNog:ENOG41~BUSCO:EOG09265E8A): MSDPQARLQALSEDFQKLQGELQNAVASRQKLEGQKQENLGVQQEFERLQEGETIYKLAGPVLLKQDKFEAENTVKGRLDFISSEITRLEDTIKETQEKLEKKKTEIIQIQTAAQSQGKEAPQ, translated from the exons ATGTCGGATCCCCAAGCACGGTTACAGGCGCTGTCTGAAGACTTCCAGAAGCTTCAAGGCG AACTTCAGAACGCTGTGGCATCGCGACAGAAGTTGGAGGGTCAGAAGCAGGAGAATCTTGGTGTGCAGCAG GAATTTGAGCGACTACAAGAGGGAGAGACAATCTACAAGCTCGCTGGGCCAGTGCTGCTGAAGCAAGACAAATTTGAGGCTGAGAACACAGTCAAGGGCCGTCTAGACTTTATCAGTAGTGAAAT TACACGACTAGAAGACACAATCAAGGAGACGcaagagaagctggagaagaaaaagacagaGATCATTCAGATCCAGACTGCAGCTCAAAGCCAGGGCAAGGAAGCACCTCAGTAA